Proteins encoded by one window of Pseudorca crassidens isolate mPseCra1 chromosome 3, mPseCra1.hap1, whole genome shotgun sequence:
- the LHFPL2 gene encoding LHFPL tetraspan subfamily member 2 protein isoform X1, with translation MCHVIVTCRSMLWTLLSIVVAFAELIAFMSADWLIGKAKPRGSAEPGEQGGGSLEPHHPTLGIYARCIRNPGVQHFQRETLCGPYAETFGEIASGFWQATAIFLAVGIFILCIVALVSVFTMCVQSIMKKSIFNVCGLLQGIAGLFLILGLILYPAGWGCQKAIGYCGHYASAYKPGDCSLGWAFYTAIGGTVLTFICAVFSAQAEIATSSDKVQEEIEEGKNLICLL, from the exons ATGTGTCATGTCATTGTCACCTGTCGCTCGATGCTCTGGACCCTCCTGAGTATTGTGGTGGCGTTTGCCGAGCTCATTGCCTTCATGAGCGCAGACTGGCTGATTGGAAAAGCCAAGCCCCGCGGCAGCGCCGAGCCCGGCGAGCAGGGCGGAGGCTCCCTGGAGCCCCACCACCCCACGCTGGGCATCTACGCCCGCTGCATCCGGAACCCCGGCGTGCAGCACTTCCAGCGGGAGACGCTGTGCGGGCCCTACGCCGAGACCTTCGGAGAGATCGCCAGCGGCTTCTGGCAGGCCACCGCTATTTTCTTAGCCGTGGGCATCTTCATTCTCTGCATAGTGGCCCTGGTGTCCGTCTTCACCATGTGTGTGCAGAGCATCATGAAGAAAAGTATTTTCAACGTCTGCGGGCTGCTGCAAGGAATTGCAG GCCTCTTCCTTATCCTGGGTTTGATACTCTACCCTGCTGGCTGGGGCTGCCAGAAGGCCATAGGCTACTGCGGACACTACGCATCGGCCTACAAACCCGGAGACTGCTCGTTGGGCTGGGCCTTCTATACCGCCATCGGGGGCACGGTCCTCACTTTCATCTGTGCCGTCTTCTCCGCACAAGCAGAAATTGCCACCTCCAGTGACAAAGTCCAAGAAGAAATCGAAGAGGGGAAAAACCTTATCTGCCTCCTTTAG
- the LHFPL2 gene encoding LHFPL tetraspan subfamily member 2 protein isoform X2, with translation MCHVIVTCRSMLWTLLSIVVAFAELIAFMSADWLIGKAKPRGSAEPGEQGGGSLEPHHPTLGIYARCIRNPGVQHFQRETLCGPYAETFGEIASGFWQATAIFLAVGIFILCIVALVSVFTMCVQSIMKKSIFNVCGLLQGIADRLASSSHKILRRPEAPQEPYLSYQQRGQLRRSTGVNVPECSEKRGLMILK, from the exons ATGTGTCATGTCATTGTCACCTGTCGCTCGATGCTCTGGACCCTCCTGAGTATTGTGGTGGCGTTTGCCGAGCTCATTGCCTTCATGAGCGCAGACTGGCTGATTGGAAAAGCCAAGCCCCGCGGCAGCGCCGAGCCCGGCGAGCAGGGCGGAGGCTCCCTGGAGCCCCACCACCCCACGCTGGGCATCTACGCCCGCTGCATCCGGAACCCCGGCGTGCAGCACTTCCAGCGGGAGACGCTGTGCGGGCCCTACGCCGAGACCTTCGGAGAGATCGCCAGCGGCTTCTGGCAGGCCACCGCTATTTTCTTAGCCGTGGGCATCTTCATTCTCTGCATAGTGGCCCTGGTGTCCGTCTTCACCATGTGTGTGCAGAGCATCATGAAGAAAAGTATTTTCAACGTCTGCGGGCTGCTGCAAGGAATTGCAG ATCGATTGGCCAGTAGCAGCCACAAGATTCTAAGAAGGCCTGAAGCACCTCAGGAACCTTATCTGAGCTACCAGCAAAGAGGACAGCTAAGGAGAAGTACAGGGGTGAATGTTCCTGAGTGTTCTGAAAAAAGGGGTCTGAtgatattaaaataa